TCGTACAGGTGCATTTGGCCTTTCTATTATGGGTGGTATGGGTATGTTTTCTACTTCTATTTTCCAACCAGTAATCGGAAAATGGTTGGACGATGAAAAGGCAGCTGCTGCTGCTAAAGGGTTGTCTGGCCAAGAATTAGACCTAGCCGCTGGCCAAGCTACCCTAGACAACATGGCTGTATTTCCATTTATTCTGATTATTGCATTTACGATTTTATATTTTATCATGCGTAAGCGTGGAACCGTTGCATCTCACTAAGATATTGAGTTGTGAATGGGTGAGTTAGTGACTTGTAAATAATGTTTGATATTGTTATCGACTAATTCACAACCCCTTTTTCACAACTCAATCACAATAAAAAGAAACCCCACCAATAGTATATCGGTGGGGTTTTCTATGCTAACAATCGCAATATTTAAGAGTAGTTTGTATATGTTTAGAAGTAAAATATCTGAATATCGTAATAGCTCAAAGATTGTTTTTGACTAATTTTCTAAATGAAAAATCGGCAAGGTGTGATAATGCTTCACTTTTTGCCAAAATAATTAACCCAATAATACTAGCTCCTGCTGAGGTAAGTAAAACCGCCATTTTTGCCATATTTTTTAACACTACATCGCCCAAAGACAATTCGGTTATAAATATAGACATCGTAAAGCTTGTACCCGCAATAACTCCTATTCCTAGGATTTGAGGCCATTTTACTTTTTCGGGTAAATGTGCTATGCCTAATCGTACACCCAGCCATGTGGCCAACAAAATCCCTAAAGGTTTACCAAGTAGCAGTCCAAACATGATACCCAGCATGTGTGGTTGCTGAAATATTTCCCATCCCTCAAAATCAATTGGGACTGCTACATTAGCAAGGGCAAATAAAGGGACAATCAGATAATTAACAGACTTTTGCATGGCGTGCTCAAAGTTCATTAATTGATTTATAGGGATAGAAAGAGCTGTAATAATACCCGCTACTGTAGGATGAATACCTGCTTTGGGTAAACTCCACCAAATTACCAAACCGATAACTATATAGCAGTATATATATTTCGTATTAACCTTATTAAGCAACCAAATCCCAGCAATGCCAGTCAATGTTATACCTAAGTAAAGCCAATTTAAGGTATTAGAGTAAAAAAAGGTAATGGTCAAAACTGCGAATAAATCGTCGATGATAGCAAGGGCAATAAGAAAAATTTTAAGCTTTAAAGAAACCTTCGACCCCATAAATGTGAGTACTCCTAACGAAAAGGCAATATCTGTTGTCGTTGGAATAGCCCAACCTTTAGCTGTAGGAGTATTGATATTGAAAATCATGAAAATCATCATGGGCATCAATACACTCCCTAAAGCAGCCAATAGAGGCAATGTTGCTTGTTTGAGTGTTTGAAGTTCTCCTTGAATCAGCTCCTTTTTAATTTCTAATCCTATTAGAAAAAAGAAGACCACCATGAGTCCTTCATTAATAATATTTTTTGTGCTAACATTCGGTAAAAAACTGCTTACAGGCTTGTCCCAAAATCCAATATATCCTTCGCCATTGAGGGGAATATTGGATAGTAGCAACGAAATGAAAATAGCATTCAATAAGAGAAATCCCCCAAGCTGTCCAGTTTCGCCAATTTCATTGATGGGGCTAATGAAATCTTTGAAAGGCTGTGTAACTAAGGTATCAATTCTCTTTTTCATTATATACTTGATAAGAGCCAAATAACGTAATCTGGATTACCACGTTTAATTACTGGATTTAATCAATTGAGGTTCAAAGCCCCTGAATACTTGTATTATTATTTGTGCGTAAAT
The DNA window shown above is from Flectobacillus major DSM 103 and carries:
- the nhaA gene encoding Na+/H+ antiporter NhaA, producing the protein MKKRIDTLVTQPFKDFISPINEIGETGQLGGFLLLNAIFISLLLSNIPLNGEGYIGFWDKPVSSFLPNVSTKNIINEGLMVVFFFLIGLEIKKELIQGELQTLKQATLPLLAALGSVLMPMMIFMIFNINTPTAKGWAIPTTTDIAFSLGVLTFMGSKVSLKLKIFLIALAIIDDLFAVLTITFFYSNTLNWLYLGITLTGIAGIWLLNKVNTKYIYCYIVIGLVIWWSLPKAGIHPTVAGIITALSIPINQLMNFEHAMQKSVNYLIVPLFALANVAVPIDFEGWEIFQQPHMLGIMFGLLLGKPLGILLATWLGVRLGIAHLPEKVKWPQILGIGVIAGTSFTMSIFITELSLGDVVLKNMAKMAVLLTSAGASIIGLIILAKSEALSHLADFSFRKLVKNNL